Proteins from a genomic interval of Streptomyces sp. NBC_00820:
- a CDS encoding rhomboid family intramembrane serine protease has protein sequence MISDSSTTAGRTIRGVRDISAPMTYTLIALCCLIFVLGPASGLTPAYGSGDALSVAQRAYFRHWGVIPAELFHAPLDHALAPATALFVHGSWVHLLGNMLFLFVFGAMTEERMGRVEFTLFYLGCGYLALLGYAAANAGSQQSLVGASGAISAVLGAFLYLFPRARVTSLLPFLFFLPLRFPAWVVLPFWAALQWLAASRASEGPGVAYLAHVVGFCLGFGYAWVRYGRGKGPKGGLGRVVVGDGRTRVKAAPAPAPKGENQP, from the coding sequence ATGATCAGCGACTCGAGCACGACGGCCGGCCGGACCATCAGAGGGGTCCGGGACATCTCGGCGCCGATGACGTACACCCTCATCGCCCTGTGCTGCCTGATCTTCGTCCTGGGCCCGGCCTCCGGGCTCACCCCGGCATACGGCTCCGGGGACGCGCTGTCCGTCGCGCAGCGCGCGTACTTCCGGCACTGGGGCGTGATCCCGGCGGAACTCTTCCACGCGCCGCTGGACCACGCCCTCGCCCCGGCCACCGCGCTGTTCGTGCACGGCAGCTGGGTGCACCTGCTCGGCAACATGCTCTTCCTCTTCGTCTTCGGTGCGATGACCGAGGAGCGGATGGGCCGGGTGGAGTTCACCCTGTTCTACCTCGGCTGCGGTTACCTGGCCCTGCTCGGCTACGCGGCCGCCAACGCCGGCTCCCAGCAGTCGCTGGTGGGCGCCTCCGGGGCGATCTCGGCGGTGCTCGGAGCGTTCCTGTACCTGTTCCCGCGCGCCCGTGTGACCAGTCTCCTCCCCTTCCTGTTCTTCCTCCCGCTGCGCTTTCCCGCCTGGGTGGTGCTGCCCTTCTGGGCCGCCCTGCAGTGGCTCGCGGCGAGCCGGGCGAGCGAGGGGCCCGGGGTGGCCTACCTCGCCCACGTCGTCGGCTTCTGCCTCGGCTTCGGCTACGCGTGGGTGCGGTACGGCAGAGGCAAGGGCCCGAAGGGCGGCCTTGGGAGGGTGGTGGTGGGAGACGGGCGGACTAGAGTGAAGGCCGCCCCAGCCCCGGCACCCAAGGGAGAGAACCAGCCGTGA
- a CDS encoding Lrp/AsnC family transcriptional regulator → MITAIVLIKTSVDRIPEIAEGIAALDSVSEVFSVTGTYDLIAMVRVSRHEDLAEVIPGRISKIPGVEATDTHVAFRTYSQHDLEAAFAIGLDN, encoded by the coding sequence GTGATCACCGCGATCGTCCTGATCAAGACCAGCGTGGACCGGATCCCCGAGATCGCGGAGGGTATCGCCGCGCTGGACAGCGTCAGCGAGGTCTTCTCGGTCACCGGCACCTACGACCTCATCGCGATGGTCCGCGTCAGCCGCCACGAGGACCTCGCCGAGGTCATCCCCGGCCGGATCAGCAAGATCCCCGGCGTCGAGGCCACCGACACCCACGTCGCCTTCCGCACCTACTCCCAGCACGACCTGGAAGCGGCGTTCGCGATCGGCCTGGACAACTAG